The following proteins come from a genomic window of Campylobacter coli 76339:
- a CDS encoding tRNA (5-methylaminomethyl-2-thiouridylate)-methyltransferase / FAD-dependent cmnm(5)s(2)U34 oxidoreductase has product MKKANLIFKDNTPFSLDFDDFYFNSKDGLNESKFVYSEAFEFKENDTFIIAESGFGIGLNFFLTLKRFLQIKKRPKKLFYISVEGFYIEKDKLREIYQRLGFYDEFKEILESFLEFYPKAKKGYYRFYFKDCFLDLIFNDIAVLSELDFNADVWFLDGFSPSKNLAMFDENFIAQVARLSKIDTQICTFSASSILQKNLIKHGFEVQKTKGFRKREMIKAFLRKEHLALDKEAYFQRIPSLYKNKKVAIIGSGICGATLAYELSLRDFEVSVFEKNDSLGCGASGNESGILSSLILKPDVALGEFSQLAFIEASRFYKQILNLKLNGVIEFAHTPLMQERFISQKDNILFKIDKNEAFLEDGGHIKPKEILQSLFEKSQAKMYFNHKYDFFQYQEDKFTLHFKNQKAIQDFDILIYAMGADTKDFLVYDGMLLSKVRGQVTHLKPFLDNAFALSSKAYICPSDGDLQVIGASYDRLNSNPHPQKTDDEENLQNIQEFLKGDEEIIIKGSRVGFRSYSSDRFAIVGAAYDEAFYKQEYKALLWTKNKAQTLPQNIPNLYLNFAHGSRAFSSSVLAARYLCALINKEPLGIFKNFIPCIHPARFLIRKLKKGI; this is encoded by the coding sequence ATGAAAAAAGCTAATTTAATCTTTAAAGACAATACTCCATTTTCTTTAGACTTTGATGATTTTTATTTTAACTCAAAAGATGGTTTAAACGAGAGTAAATTTGTTTATAGTGAGGCTTTTGAATTTAAAGAAAATGATACATTTATCATAGCTGAAAGTGGTTTTGGTATAGGGCTTAATTTCTTTTTAACCCTTAAAAGATTTCTTCAAATAAAAAAGCGTCCTAAAAAATTATTTTATATCAGTGTTGAGGGTTTTTATATCGAAAAAGACAAGCTTAGAGAAATTTATCAAAGGCTTGGATTTTATGATGAATTTAAAGAAATTTTAGAATCTTTCTTAGAGTTTTATCCTAAGGCTAAAAAAGGGTATTATCGCTTTTATTTTAAAGACTGCTTTTTGGATTTAATCTTTAATGATATTGCTGTTCTTAGTGAGCTTGATTTTAACGCTGATGTTTGGTTTTTAGATGGTTTTTCTCCGAGTAAAAATTTAGCTATGTTTGATGAGAATTTTATAGCTCAAGTTGCTCGACTTTCAAAGATTGATACTCAAATTTGCACCTTTTCTGCTTCGAGTATTTTACAGAAAAATCTTATAAAACATGGCTTTGAAGTTCAAAAAACTAAAGGTTTTAGAAAGCGAGAGATGATCAAAGCTTTTTTACGCAAAGAACATTTAGCCCTAGATAAAGAAGCTTATTTTCAAAGAATTCCAAGTTTATACAAAAACAAAAAAGTAGCCATTATAGGCTCGGGAATATGTGGTGCGACTTTGGCTTATGAGCTTTCTTTGCGTGATTTTGAAGTCAGCGTTTTTGAAAAAAATGATAGTTTAGGATGTGGTGCAAGTGGTAATGAAAGTGGAATTTTAAGCTCTTTGATTTTAAAACCTGATGTTGCTTTGGGTGAATTTTCTCAACTTGCTTTTATCGAGGCGAGTCGTTTTTATAAGCAAATTTTAAATTTAAAACTAAATGGAGTGATAGAATTTGCTCATACTCCTTTAATGCAAGAGCGTTTTATAAGCCAAAAAGATAATATTTTATTTAAGATTGACAAGAATGAAGCTTTTTTAGAAGATGGCGGACACATCAAGCCTAAAGAAATTTTACAATCGCTTTTTGAAAAAAGTCAGGCAAAAATGTATTTTAATCACAAATATGATTTTTTTCAATACCAAGAAGACAAATTTACTTTGCATTTTAAAAACCAAAAAGCAATCCAAGATTTTGACATTTTGATCTATGCTATGGGTGCTGATACTAAGGATTTTTTAGTTTATGATGGAATGCTTTTAAGTAAGGTTAGAGGACAGGTTACTCATCTAAAACCTTTTTTAGATAATGCATTTGCTCTTTCTTCAAAAGCTTATATTTGTCCTAGCGATGGAGATTTACAAGTCATTGGTGCAAGTTATGATAGGCTTAATTCAAACCCACATCCACAAAAAACTGATGATGAAGAAAATTTGCAAAATATACAAGAATTTTTAAAAGGCGATGAAGAAATTATCATCAAAGGATCTAGAGTGGGTTTTAGATCTTATTCTAGCGATAGGTTTGCTATTGTAGGAGCAGCTTATGATGAAGCTTTTTATAAGCAAGAATATAAAGCCTTATTGTGGACAAAAAACAAGGCACAGACCTTGCCTCAAAATATCCCTAATTTATATCTTAATTTTGCCCATGGTTCAAGAGCTTTTAGCAGCTCTGTTTTAGCTGCAAGATATCTTTGTGCTTTGATTAATAAAGAGCCTTTGGGGATATTTAAAAATTTTATTCCTTGCATACATCCTGCAAGATTTTTGATTCGCAAGCTGAAGAAAGGGATATAG
- a CDS encoding Tyrosyl-tRNA synthetase, with protein sequence MDIKNILVEIKRGCAEIIDEERIENLIKNYYEKGENFFVKAGFDPTAPDLHLGHSVVLTKMAYLQKHGAIVQFLIGDFTGQIGDPTGKSVTRKKLDKEQVLKNAKTYEEQVFKILDPQKTQLKFNSQWLNELGAAGIVELTSTFSVARMLERDDFTKRFREQSPISICEFLYPLLQGYDSVALKCDIEMGGTDQKFNLLMGRTLQRIYNTGKEQAVMMMPLLEGLDGVNKMSKSLGNYIGVTEKANDMYAKILSISDELMWRYYELLSTKSLEEIEDMKKEISSGSLHPKLAKENLALEITTRFHDEKSAKAAKAEFDSVHSGNALPSDIKEFEIQGEIWLAKALVECGLENSTSAARRSINANAVSVNSQKVSDEQMQLSVGEYILQVGKRKFAKLKVNI encoded by the coding sequence ATGGATATAAAAAATATACTTGTGGAAATCAAACGAGGGTGTGCAGAAATCATCGATGAAGAAAGAATTGAAAATTTGATCAAAAATTATTACGAAAAGGGCGAAAATTTTTTCGTAAAAGCGGGTTTTGATCCTACTGCACCTGATTTGCACCTAGGACATAGTGTGGTTTTAACAAAAATGGCATACTTGCAAAAACACGGAGCTATAGTCCAATTTTTAATCGGTGATTTTACAGGACAAATTGGCGATCCTACCGGAAAAAGTGTTACGCGCAAAAAACTTGATAAAGAACAAGTATTAAAAAATGCTAAGACTTACGAAGAGCAGGTATTTAAGATTTTAGATCCACAAAAGACACAGTTAAAATTCAATTCTCAATGGCTTAATGAACTAGGAGCTGCTGGGATAGTAGAACTTACTTCAACCTTTAGTGTGGCAAGAATGCTAGAACGCGATGATTTTACAAAGCGTTTTAGAGAGCAAAGTCCTATTTCTATATGTGAATTTTTATATCCTTTGCTTCAAGGATACGATAGTGTAGCTTTAAAATGTGACATAGAAATGGGCGGAACGGATCAAAAATTCAATCTTTTAATGGGAAGAACCCTGCAAAGAATTTACAATACCGGAAAAGAACAAGCTGTGATGATGATGCCTCTTTTAGAAGGTTTAGATGGTGTAAATAAAATGAGTAAAAGCTTGGGAAATTATATCGGTGTCACAGAAAAAGCTAATGATATGTATGCTAAAATTTTAAGTATTAGCGATGAGTTAATGTGGCGTTATTACGAGCTTTTAAGCACTAAAAGCTTGGAAGAAATTGAAGATATGAAAAAAGAAATTTCTAGTGGTAGTTTACATCCTAAACTTGCTAAAGAAAACTTAGCACTAGAGATTACTACGCGTTTTCATGATGAAAAAAGTGCTAAAGCTGCAAAAGCCGAATTTGACAGCGTGCATAGTGGAAATGCTTTGCCAAGCGATATAAAAGAATTTGAGATACAAGGCGAAATTTGGCTTGCTAAGGCTTTAGTAGAATGTGGTTTGGAAAATTCTACCTCTGCAGCAAGAAGAAGTATCAATGCAAATGCAGTGAGTGTAAATTCACAAAAAGTAAGTGATGAACAAATGCAACTTAGCGTAGGGGAGTATATTTTACAAGTAGGTAAGAGAAAATTTGCAAAATTAAAGGTGAATATATGA
- a CDS encoding Quinone-reactive Ni/Fe-hydrogenase large chain: protein MSQKIIVDPITRIEGHLRVEVVVDDNNVVKEAYAGSTLWRGIETIVKGRDPRDAGFMTQRICGVCTFSHYKAGIVAVENALGITPPLNALLTRTLMNAALFLHDHIVHFYQLHGLDWADVVSALSADVKKASDEAFKYTSMPYATGADKLLEVQQRLKTFVDKGNLGPFANAYYGHPTYRLSPEQNLIVLSHYLECLRIQRIVAQCMAIFGAKNPHPQSLTVGGVTCVMDLLSPARMGEYMEKFKEVQEFVNRAYYPDLVMAGKAYANEASVLNDIGVNNLYTFQEFQLGRDEWLFESGIIKNGDLSKVYEVEEDKITEEATHSWYADNEPLHPYEGKTNPNYTGLIEGESVDHHGKTVHSKVFDTKGKYSWIKAPRYEGNPMQVGPLANIVVNYAKGNKNVVPVVDEFLKETGLPLNAVFSTLGRTATRCLEAKIVANNALRAFDNLVENLKVDQSTCAPYVIDNSKEYKGRYMGHVPRGTLSHWCRIKNGVIENWQAVVPSTWNASPKDASGVGGSYEQCLIGLKIADVKQPLEIIRKIHSYDPCIACAVHVMDTKGNNLSEYKVNASL from the coding sequence ATGAGTCAAAAGATAATAGTAGATCCAATTACAAGAATAGAAGGACACTTAAGGGTTGAAGTTGTTGTTGATGATAACAATGTGGTTAAAGAAGCTTATGCAGGTTCTACTTTATGGCGTGGTATTGAAACCATTGTTAAAGGACGCGATCCAAGAGATGCGGGTTTTATGACGCAAAGAATTTGTGGTGTTTGTACTTTTTCTCACTATAAAGCAGGTATAGTTGCGGTTGAAAATGCTTTGGGTATTACTCCGCCTTTAAATGCGCTTTTAACAAGAACCTTGATGAATGCAGCGCTTTTCTTACACGATCATATCGTGCATTTTTATCAACTTCATGGGCTTGATTGGGCGGATGTAGTAAGTGCTTTAAGTGCTGATGTTAAAAAAGCAAGCGATGAGGCTTTTAAATATACTTCAATGCCTTATGCAACAGGAGCAGACAAACTTCTTGAAGTACAACAAAGACTTAAAACCTTTGTAGATAAAGGAAATTTAGGGCCTTTTGCAAATGCTTATTATGGTCATCCGACTTATCGCTTAAGTCCAGAGCAAAATTTGATCGTTTTATCACATTATCTAGAGTGTTTAAGAATTCAAAGAATTGTAGCTCAATGTATGGCTATCTTTGGTGCTAAAAATCCTCATCCGCAAAGCTTAACTGTGGGTGGTGTAACTTGTGTTATGGATTTGTTAAGCCCTGCTAGAATGGGTGAATATATGGAAAAATTCAAAGAAGTGCAAGAATTTGTTAACCGTGCTTATTATCCTGATCTTGTTATGGCAGGAAAAGCTTATGCGAATGAAGCCAGTGTATTAAATGATATAGGCGTAAACAATCTTTACACTTTCCAAGAATTCCAGCTTGGTAGAGATGAGTGGTTATTTGAAAGTGGAATCATTAAAAATGGAGATTTAAGCAAGGTATATGAAGTAGAAGAAGATAAAATCACTGAAGAAGCGACTCATTCTTGGTATGCAGACAATGAACCTTTACATCCTTATGAGGGTAAAACAAATCCAAATTATACAGGACTTATAGAGGGTGAAAGCGTAGATCATCATGGAAAAACTGTACATTCTAAAGTATTTGATACTAAGGGTAAATATAGCTGGATTAAAGCTCCGCGCTATGAAGGAAATCCTATGCAAGTAGGACCTTTGGCTAATATCGTTGTAAATTATGCTAAAGGCAATAAAAATGTTGTTCCTGTGGTGGATGAGTTTTTAAAAGAAACAGGACTTCCTTTAAATGCTGTATTTAGCACTCTTGGAAGAACTGCTACGCGTTGCTTGGAAGCAAAAATTGTGGCTAACAATGCTTTAAGAGCATTTGATAATTTGGTTGAAAATTTAAAAGTAGATCAAAGTACTTGTGCGCCTTATGTGATTGATAATTCTAAAGAATACAAAGGACGCTATATGGGGCATGTGCCACGCGGAACGCTAAGTCATTGGTGTAGGATTAAAAACGGAGTGATAGAAAATTGGCAAGCAGTTGTTCCTTCTACTTGGAATGCAAGTCCAAAAGATGCTAGTGGTGTAGGTGGAAGCTATGAGCAATGTTTGATAGGATTAAAAATCGCTGATGTAAAACAACCACTTGAAATCATCAGAAAAATTCACTCTTATGATCCTTGCATAGCTTGTGCGGTGCATGTAATGGATACTAAGGGAAATAATCTAAGCGAATACAAAGTAAACGCGAGTTTATAA
- a CDS encoding N-acetylmuramoyl-L-alanine amidase produces MLRILVFCIAFFSICFGAYENELANFDKNFIMSKNDAQVKFHHQLKSLYIQSVINEDEKTKIEILKRLIISSNALNLDDKSYANELEESGVSEASINALRKAVVKDKQKLQPEAKNVELSSFNPPKNTPKPQQIKQESAKTQNDKPQQAEKVDKVYVLKSNKTSQGVVLDLNTDLKQEDIKSFALDEKGNYRYISDFEGVLEGGRKEYKFDDYRIVISQFNPKMIRIVVYAKEKISIDFDFEDEKIKISKKSLIAQKSAPSKQAPKTVVKQESKKVVTKQEPKQVKTQETKTSTKKAPAKDDPLYILDVDKISNAVVLNLSDELDEQDITSFTTRDQKYFRQVVSFQGILEGSRKNFSFGQNAVTVTQYNPKTVRIVLSSTKEFKLFKDLDDKSLTLGFGNSVSKSASTSSKSTSKTTSKNVLNSKFKSDKIIVLDAGHGGKDSGALSDKKGSLKEKDVVLSTTLKLGNELKKRGYKILYTRSSDKFINLRDRTKYANDKRADLFISIHANAAPSASKAKSSEGVETFFLSPARSERSKKAAEKENQGDFEEINYFSKQSILNFLNREKIVASNKLAIDVQKNILTQTRKKYRIVDGGVREAPFWVLVGAQMPAILIEIGYITHPSEGKRIANKSFQDTLVKGIADGVENYFYNNR; encoded by the coding sequence ATGCTTAGAATTTTAGTTTTTTGTATCGCATTTTTTAGCATTTGTTTTGGAGCATATGAAAATGAACTTGCTAATTTTGATAAGAATTTCATCATGTCAAAAAATGATGCTCAAGTTAAATTTCATCATCAGCTAAAAAGTCTTTATATACAAAGCGTGATCAATGAAGATGAAAAAACTAAAATCGAAATTTTAAAGAGATTGATTATAAGCTCTAATGCTTTAAATTTGGATGATAAATCTTATGCAAATGAGCTAGAAGAAAGTGGAGTAAGCGAAGCTAGTATCAATGCTTTAAGAAAAGCAGTTGTTAAAGATAAGCAAAAACTCCAACCCGAAGCTAAAAATGTTGAGCTTTCTAGCTTTAATCCTCCTAAAAATACTCCAAAACCCCAGCAAATTAAACAAGAGAGTGCAAAAACGCAAAACGATAAGCCCCAACAAGCAGAAAAAGTAGATAAGGTTTATGTTTTAAAATCAAACAAAACAAGCCAAGGGGTAGTGCTTGATCTAAATACTGATTTAAAACAAGAGGATATAAAAAGTTTTGCCTTAGATGAAAAGGGAAATTATCGCTATATCAGCGACTTTGAAGGTGTTTTAGAAGGCGGAAGAAAAGAATATAAATTTGATGATTATCGTATAGTGATTTCGCAGTTTAATCCAAAGATGATCCGTATCGTTGTCTATGCTAAGGAAAAAATTTCTATAGACTTTGATTTTGAAGATGAAAAGATAAAGATTTCTAAAAAATCACTAATTGCACAAAAAAGTGCTCCTAGTAAGCAGGCACCCAAGACAGTAGTAAAACAAGAAAGTAAAAAAGTAGTCACAAAACAAGAGCCTAAACAGGTTAAAACTCAAGAAACTAAAACAAGCACTAAAAAAGCACCGGCAAAAGACGATCCTTTATATATTTTAGATGTGGATAAAATTTCTAATGCTGTTGTTTTAAATTTAAGCGATGAACTCGATGAACAAGATATCACAAGCTTTACTACAAGAGATCAAAAATACTTTAGACAAGTAGTGAGTTTTCAAGGAATTTTAGAGGGTAGTCGTAAGAACTTTAGCTTTGGACAAAATGCTGTAACGGTTACTCAGTATAATCCAAAAACAGTTCGTATTGTGCTCAGCTCAACTAAAGAATTTAAGCTTTTTAAAGATTTAGATGATAAAAGTTTGACTTTAGGTTTTGGCAATAGTGTAAGTAAAAGTGCTTCTACTTCAAGTAAAAGTACTTCAAAAACCACTAGTAAAAATGTTTTAAATTCTAAATTTAAGTCCGATAAGATCATAGTGCTTGATGCTGGACACGGAGGTAAGGATAGTGGTGCTTTAAGTGATAAAAAGGGCAGTTTAAAAGAAAAAGATGTGGTTTTAAGTACGACTTTAAAGCTTGGAAATGAGCTTAAAAAACGCGGTTACAAGATACTTTATACAAGAAGTTCAGATAAATTTATCAATCTTAGAGATAGAACAAAGTATGCTAATGATAAAAGAGCGGATTTGTTTATATCTATCCATGCAAATGCGGCACCTAGTGCATCCAAGGCAAAAAGTAGTGAGGGTGTGGAAACTTTTTTCTTAAGTCCTGCTAGAAGTGAAAGAAGTAAAAAAGCTGCTGAAAAAGAAAATCAGGGTGATTTTGAAGAGATCAATTATTTTTCAAAACAAAGTATTTTAAATTTCTTAAACAGAGAAAAGATTGTAGCTTCAAACAAACTTGCTATAGATGTGCAAAAAAATATCTTAACCCAAACTCGCAAGAAATATAGGATAGTCGATGGTGGAGTAAGAGAAGCTCCTTTTTGGGTTCTTGTTGGGGCTCAAATGCCTGCTATTTTGATAGAAATCGGATACATTACTCATCCAAGTGAAGGAAAAAGAATCGCAAATAAAAGTTTTCAAGACACTTTGGTTAAGGGTATAGCTGATGGTGTGGAGAATTATTTTTACAACAATAGATGA
- a CDS encoding Enoyl-[acyl-carrier-protein] reductase [FMN] produces MSLKSLQIGKHTIKYPIFQGGMGLGISWDKLASAVSLNGGLGIISSVGTGYYENRTHISKELNAKPYGSENFYSREGLQTLINNARKVCGDAPLGCNILCASNDYARIARDACEVGFNIIVSGAGLPTNLPEFTADFPDVALVPIISSPKALKIICKRWQSRYNRLPDAVVLEGPKSGGHQGFTYEQCLDPNYQLENLIAPVVEEAKNWGSFPVIAAGGIWDKKDIENAISLGASGVQMGTRFIGTFECDASDEFKSVLLACKEEDIELIKSPVGYPARGVRTNLLDLVDKRMGPKINCISNCVAPCGRGKEATKVGYCIADRLFDAWSGKKETGLFFTGANGYRLEKLISVKELIDKLVNGE; encoded by the coding sequence ATGAGTTTAAAATCTCTTCAAATAGGAAAACACACTATAAAATATCCTATTTTTCAAGGCGGAATGGGGCTTGGTATAAGCTGGGATAAGTTGGCTTCGGCTGTATCATTAAATGGTGGTCTTGGTATCATTTCATCTGTTGGAACAGGATACTATGAAAACCGCACCCATATCAGTAAAGAGCTGAATGCTAAGCCTTATGGCAGTGAAAATTTTTATTCAAGAGAAGGCTTGCAAACTTTGATAAATAACGCAAGAAAAGTTTGCGGTGATGCGCCTTTGGGTTGTAATATTTTATGTGCAAGCAATGATTATGCAAGAATCGCTCGTGATGCCTGTGAAGTGGGTTTTAATATTATAGTTTCGGGTGCAGGACTTCCTACTAACTTGCCTGAATTTACAGCAGATTTCCCTGATGTTGCTTTAGTACCTATCATCTCTTCACCTAAAGCTTTAAAAATCATCTGCAAAAGATGGCAAAGTAGATATAACCGTCTGCCTGATGCTGTTGTACTTGAAGGACCTAAGAGTGGAGGACATCAAGGTTTTACTTACGAGCAATGTTTAGATCCTAATTATCAACTTGAAAATTTAATTGCACCTGTGGTTGAAGAAGCAAAAAATTGGGGTTCTTTTCCAGTGATTGCAGCGGGTGGAATTTGGGATAAGAAAGATATAGAAAATGCCATTTCTTTAGGTGCTAGCGGGGTTCAAATGGGAACTCGTTTTATAGGAACTTTTGAATGCGATGCGAGCGATGAGTTTAAAAGTGTATTGCTTGCATGCAAAGAAGAAGATATAGAACTTATCAAATCCCCAGTAGGATATCCTGCAAGAGGAGTAAGGACTAATTTACTTGATTTAGTCGATAAAAGAATGGGGCCAAAGATCAATTGTATCAGTAACTGTGTAGCACCGTGTGGCCGAGGTAAGGAAGCGACAAAGGTGGGCTATTGTATAGCCGATAGGCTTTTTGATGCATGGTCAGGAAAAAAAGAAACAGGATTGTTTTTTACAGGGGCTAACGGCTACCGTTTAGAAAAATTAATCAGTGTTAAAGAACTTATAGATAAACTTGTCAACGGTGAATAA
- a CDS encoding Quinone-reactive Ni/Fe-hydrogenase small chain precursor → MIDYNQIESRLGALEKLPSLNPENSIPKALERSGFTRRDFMKWAGAMTAFLALPASFTPMVAKAAELADRLPVIWLHMAECTGCSESLLRSDTPTIDSLIFDYISLEYHETVMAAAGWQAEENLESAIEKYKNKYILMVEGGIPMGDTEHFLTIGPHGKTGYELSKAASENALAIFAIGTCSSFGGIQAARPNPSNAQALSKVTSKTVINVPGCPPSEKNIVGNVLHYLLFGELPALDVYNRPKWAYGLRIHDLCERRGHFDAGEFVQSFGDEGAKNGYCLYKVGCKGPYTFNNCSRERFNQHTSWPIQAGHGCIGCSEPNFWDTMGPFEEPMASRKFDTVFGLGADNVSDKIGIGVLTLTGVAIAAHAVIASMKKNEE, encoded by the coding sequence ATGATTGATTATAATCAAATAGAGTCCCGTTTAGGTGCACTTGAGAAACTTCCTTCTTTAAATCCTGAAAATTCTATACCAAAAGCTTTAGAAAGATCCGGCTTTACTAGAAGAGATTTTATGAAATGGGCGGGAGCAATGACAGCATTTTTGGCATTGCCAGCAAGCTTTACTCCTATGGTAGCAAAAGCTGCAGAACTTGCAGACAGACTTCCTGTGATTTGGCTTCATATGGCTGAATGTACGGGTTGTAGTGAGAGTTTATTAAGAAGTGATACTCCAACTATCGATAGTTTGATATTTGATTATATTTCTTTAGAGTATCATGAAACTGTTATGGCTGCAGCAGGTTGGCAGGCTGAAGAAAATTTAGAAAGCGCTATCGAAAAATATAAAAACAAATATATTTTAATGGTTGAAGGCGGTATCCCTATGGGAGATACTGAGCATTTTTTAACTATAGGACCGCACGGAAAGACAGGATATGAGCTTTCTAAGGCAGCGAGTGAAAATGCTTTGGCTATTTTTGCGATAGGAACCTGTTCGAGCTTTGGTGGAATTCAAGCCGCAAGACCAAATCCAAGCAATGCTCAAGCTCTAAGTAAGGTAACAAGTAAAACGGTTATCAATGTACCCGGTTGTCCACCAAGTGAAAAAAATATAGTAGGCAATGTTTTACACTATCTTCTTTTTGGTGAATTGCCTGCACTTGATGTTTACAATAGACCAAAATGGGCTTATGGTTTAAGAATTCACGATCTTTGCGAAAGACGCGGACATTTTGATGCGGGTGAATTTGTACAAAGCTTTGGTGATGAGGGTGCAAAAAATGGTTATTGTCTTTATAAAGTGGGTTGTAAGGGACCTTATACCTTCAATAACTGTTCTAGAGAAAGATTTAATCAGCACACTTCTTGGCCTATTCAAGCAGGACATGGCTGTATAGGTTGTTCTGAGCCAAATTTCTGGGATACCATGGGGCCTTTTGAAGAGCCTATGGCAAGTCGTAAATTTGACACCGTTTTTGGGCTAGGGGCTGATAATGTATCGGATAAAATAGGCATAGGTGTTCTAACGCTTACGGGCGTTGCTATTGCAGCACATGCGGTGATCGCATCTATGAAAAAAAATGAGGAATAA